The Rhodoflexus caldus genome has a window encoding:
- a CDS encoding ATP-binding protein: MPHSKKMAQESLALYDKDPGRAYRLAITSLHEARRQRDNISEAWALLALGTSYRQKGSFDSAFIVSQTSAKLFRDNQLPKEAAWALTEAGSARSQYSYYSEAHEILQSAIAVLREHAPASTQMAEAHRESGLNYLRWQQFGKSLSHLDSARLIYEKLQDDYGLARTLNNIGLCHRNMGELEIALKFYLNALGTFEKLKEPTRSMTALFINIANLNRQLGDTTAQAVDSLYAKAYRMAAYLRDTLQMVGMSYSKTDFLISAGRYQEASLHLEESLKLSRLAHMYIEEANLTTQQGLLLGRQQQLDSAIAALQKAVILYEKAGNAKRAITPLDEMARLFFMQKNYEQAINVGLTALAIKNNHPDLRYLLPRIRETLSQSYFYTAQYEKARAVAMDLLKEGQQSNRKSTSLGAYKLLYMLDSVKGDARSEIAWLKKYYVLKDSIMNSEKANAIKAAKASFSLIQARNENRLQAIELAQRNTYLWAAGVVIALTVILLGVLVHQANQRRATNLMLLQKNSEITKQNEQLAARNAELAALNNEKTNLIRIITHDLRTPLGNISSLSEIALYDTQPNREAIEMIGQVATDALDTVGQLLSWQSMSRGELSLNKEALDIAYLFQILADRFATEAARKQITIHIASATEPSATAFGDKNFTRNILENLISNALKFSPKEKNIYLTTELRGQMLAIQVRDEGPGIKPEEMPRLFGQFQQLSARPTAGEPSSGLGLYIARRYALAMSGDLICESEYGKGATFSLLLPTA, encoded by the coding sequence ATGCCTCATTCTAAAAAAATGGCGCAAGAGTCCCTTGCGTTATACGACAAAGACCCGGGGCGCGCTTATCGCCTTGCCATTACGAGCCTGCATGAGGCGCGTCGGCAGCGCGACAACATTAGCGAAGCATGGGCGCTGCTTGCTTTGGGAACTTCTTACAGGCAAAAAGGGAGTTTTGATTCCGCATTTATCGTATCACAAACCTCGGCAAAGCTGTTTCGTGATAATCAGCTACCAAAAGAGGCTGCATGGGCACTTACGGAAGCCGGAAGTGCACGCAGTCAATATTCCTACTACTCCGAAGCACATGAAATATTGCAATCGGCCATTGCCGTATTACGCGAGCATGCGCCCGCAAGCACGCAGATGGCAGAGGCACACAGAGAGTCAGGATTGAACTATCTGCGATGGCAACAGTTTGGAAAAAGCCTGTCGCACTTAGATTCTGCCCGTCTGATATATGAAAAACTGCAAGATGATTATGGTCTTGCCCGCACGTTGAACAACATCGGGCTTTGCCACCGCAACATGGGCGAACTGGAAATCGCCTTGAAGTTTTATTTGAACGCTCTTGGGACTTTTGAAAAGCTAAAAGAGCCTACCCGGTCTATGACCGCACTGTTTATCAATATTGCGAATTTGAACAGGCAATTGGGTGATACAACCGCACAGGCAGTGGATAGCCTTTATGCAAAAGCCTACCGAATGGCGGCGTATCTGCGCGATACCTTGCAAATGGTAGGAATGTCGTACAGCAAAACGGATTTTTTGATTTCAGCCGGAAGATACCAAGAAGCCTCTTTGCATTTGGAAGAATCTCTCAAACTGAGCAGGCTGGCACATATGTACATAGAAGAGGCCAACCTGACCACACAGCAGGGGCTATTATTAGGTAGGCAGCAACAATTAGATTCAGCCATTGCAGCCCTGCAAAAGGCTGTAATACTCTATGAAAAAGCAGGCAATGCCAAGCGGGCTATCACCCCCTTAGACGAAATGGCACGCCTTTTCTTTATGCAGAAGAATTACGAACAGGCAATTAATGTAGGGCTAACTGCACTGGCAATTAAAAACAATCACCCCGACCTTCGCTATTTGTTGCCTCGCATACGCGAAACCCTGAGCCAAAGCTATTTTTACACCGCACAATACGAAAAGGCAAGGGCTGTGGCGATGGATTTATTGAAAGAAGGGCAGCAGTCTAACAGAAAGTCCACCTCTCTGGGGGCATATAAACTGTTGTACATGCTGGATTCGGTTAAAGGAGATGCCCGTAGTGAAATAGCTTGGCTGAAAAAGTACTACGTGCTGAAAGACAGCATCATGAACAGCGAAAAAGCCAATGCGATAAAAGCAGCAAAAGCCAGTTTCTCACTGATACAAGCGCGTAATGAGAATCGCCTGCAAGCTATTGAACTTGCCCAACGCAATACCTATCTGTGGGCGGCAGGTGTTGTAATTGCCTTAACAGTCATATTGTTAGGCGTGCTTGTGCATCAGGCCAACCAAAGGCGGGCAACCAATCTGATGCTGCTGCAAAAAAACAGCGAGATAACCAAGCAAAACGAACAATTGGCAGCCCGCAATGCGGAATTGGCAGCATTGAACAACGAAAAAACCAATCTGATTCGCATTATTACACACGACCTGCGCACACCGCTGGGTAACATCAGTTCGCTGTCGGAAATAGCCCTTTATGATACTCAGCCGAATAGGGAGGCTATTGAGATGATAGGACAGGTAGCCACTGATGCCTTAGACACAGTCGGGCAGTTGTTGAGCTGGCAAAGCATGAGTCGCGGCGAGCTTTCATTGAACAAAGAAGCCCTTGACATCGCCTATTTGTTTCAGATACTTGCCGACAGGTTTGCCACCGAGGCGGCGCGCAAACAAATCACCATACACATTGCATCGGCAACAGAGCCGTCAGCTACTGCTTTTGGTGACAAGAATTTCACCCGCAATATTTTGGAAAACCTCATTTCAAATGCGCTCAAGTTTTCGCCAAAGGAGAAAAATATTTATCTCACTACCGAACTAAGGGGCCAGATGCTTGCCATACAAGTCAGGGATGAGGGGCCGGGTATTAAACCTGAGGAAATGCCTCGTCTGTTCGGGCAGTTTCAGCAACTCAGCGCCCGACCAACTGCCGGCGAACCTTCATCGGGTTTGGGGCTATACATCGCCCGACGCTATGCGCTTGCTATGTCCGGCGATTTGATTTGTGAAAGTGAATACGGTAAAGGAGCAACGTTCAGCTTGCTGTTACCGACAGCATAA
- a CDS encoding ABC transporter ATP-binding protein yields MPVIETIGISKVFNGGESNEVKALTDISLTIEAGECVLLSGPSGSGKSTLLSILACLAKPTEGAYYCLGEQVSRWPEKFLTRFRRQHIGMVFQQFHLIRGLTVRANIAVPLIPYGLSHNSLKKAVEKAAESAGIIHKIESPIEKLSGGEQQRVAIARALAANPTIVFADEPTAHLDSHTAAAILDVFTSLKKGGKTIIVTSHDPLVQQHSIIDNKLTLKDGQLLSHT; encoded by the coding sequence ATGCCTGTTATAGAAACCATAGGCATCAGTAAGGTTTTTAACGGCGGAGAAAGCAACGAAGTAAAAGCCCTGACAGACATCAGTTTGACGATTGAAGCGGGTGAATGTGTGCTCTTATCAGGCCCTTCGGGTTCGGGTAAGAGCACATTGCTTTCCATCCTTGCTTGTCTTGCTAAGCCAACCGAAGGAGCTTACTACTGCCTCGGCGAGCAGGTATCGCGCTGGCCGGAAAAATTTTTGACACGCTTCCGCCGCCAACATATTGGCATGGTGTTTCAACAGTTTCATCTCATCAGAGGGCTTACGGTACGTGCCAATATTGCCGTTCCGCTCATTCCTTACGGGCTTTCGCATAACAGCTTGAAAAAAGCCGTGGAAAAAGCTGCCGAAAGTGCGGGTATTATACATAAAATAGAATCGCCCATAGAAAAATTGTCGGGAGGAGAACAGCAACGCGTCGCTATTGCAAGAGCCTTGGCAGCCAATCCTACCATTGTTTTTGCCGACGAGCCTACCGCGCATCTGGACAGCCACACGGCAGCGGCAATTCTGGACGTATTTACCTCACTGAAAAAAGGAGGCAAAACCATTATTGTTACCTCCCACGACCCTTTGGTGCAACAGCACAGTATCATTGATAACAAACTGACACTTAAAGACGGGCAGTTGCTTAGTCATACATAA
- a CDS encoding Ezrin/radixin/moesin family protein, with product MKPVYAFFLFAFLSSAAVLPVVAQKKNDDKKNKEEIKKWKKKKNELDPLAYRDLVNSKAELVGEAEGMKRQLVNMGKIIADKDAEIEALRNELAAARGGGSGNSARVSRDENEVEGSYSEYTKGVWFRVQVGVYSKIDASMFKDNNKNFSVEQDSDGAYKYTLGHFRDYWEADNFKKYLRKMGVKDAWIVAYKDNQRMNIKDVLEAKDIEKVQNANKQ from the coding sequence ATGAAACCGGTTTACGCCTTTTTTCTGTTCGCGTTTTTAAGTTCGGCAGCGGTGCTTCCTGTTGTGGCGCAGAAAAAAAATGATGACAAAAAAAACAAGGAAGAAATCAAAAAGTGGAAAAAGAAAAAGAACGAGTTAGACCCGTTGGCATATCGCGACTTGGTGAACAGTAAAGCCGAATTGGTAGGCGAAGCCGAAGGTATGAAACGCCAATTGGTCAATATGGGTAAGATTATTGCCGATAAAGACGCTGAAATAGAAGCCTTGCGCAACGAACTGGCAGCCGCAAGAGGCGGAGGCAGCGGTAACTCCGCAAGGGTAAGCCGCGACGAAAACGAGGTGGAAGGTTCTTATTCCGAATACACCAAAGGCGTATGGTTCCGCGTGCAGGTAGGCGTTTACAGTAAAATAGACGCAAGCATGTTCAAGGATAACAACAAAAATTTTTCCGTTGAACAGGATTCCGATGGTGCTTACAAATACACCTTAGGACACTTCCGCGACTATTGGGAAGCCGATAACTTTAAAAAGTACCTGCGCAAAATGGGTGTGAAAGATGCTTGGATTGTTGCCTACAAAGACAACCAGCGCATGAACATCAAAGATGTACTGGAAGCCAAAGACATTGAAAAAGTACAAAACGCCAACAAACAATAG
- the fumC gene encoding class II fumarate hydratase → MNYRIERDTMGEVQVPADKYWGAQTERSRNNFKIGPEGSMPKEVIYAFAYLKKAAALANYELGVLSKEKSDLIGKVCDEILAGKLDGEFPLVIWQTGSGTQSNMNVNEVIAYRAHVISGGQLTDEKKVLHPNDDVNKSQSSNDTYPTAMHIAAYKQVVEITLPGLQRLRDSLAAKAQAFMPIVKTGRTHFMDATPLTLGQEFSGYVQQIDMSIRAIKNALEAVRELALGGTAVGTGLNTPKGYDVLVAKKIAELTGYPFVTAPNKFEALAAHDAMVELSGALKRTAVALMKVANDIRMLSSGPRCGIGEIIIPDNEPGSSIMPGKVNPTQPEALTMVCAQVMGNDVAVSVGGSMGHFELNVFKPLIAANVLQSARLLGDACVSFAEKCADGIEPNHEVIARHLENSLMLVTALNPHIGYDNAAKIAKKAHKEGTSLREAALALGLLTNEQYDQWVVPADMVGSLK, encoded by the coding sequence ATGAATTACCGCATAGAACGTGACACAATGGGCGAGGTACAAGTACCTGCCGATAAGTACTGGGGTGCGCAAACCGAGCGCTCACGCAATAACTTCAAAATCGGGCCGGAAGGCAGTATGCCCAAAGAGGTGATTTATGCCTTTGCTTACCTGAAAAAAGCTGCTGCACTCGCCAATTACGAATTGGGTGTTCTCTCCAAAGAAAAGAGCGATTTGATTGGCAAGGTATGCGATGAAATATTGGCCGGAAAATTAGACGGCGAGTTCCCGCTGGTTATCTGGCAAACCGGCTCGGGTACGCAAAGCAACATGAACGTTAATGAAGTGATTGCCTATCGTGCACACGTTATCAGCGGCGGTCAGCTCACCGACGAGAAAAAGGTACTGCACCCTAACGACGACGTCAATAAATCACAGTCTTCCAATGACACCTACCCTACGGCGATGCACATTGCCGCCTACAAGCAGGTAGTAGAAATTACACTGCCCGGTTTGCAACGCCTACGCGACAGTCTGGCTGCCAAGGCTCAGGCCTTCATGCCGATTGTGAAAACAGGCCGTACACACTTTATGGATGCCACACCGCTCACGTTGGGGCAGGAATTCAGCGGCTATGTTCAGCAAATAGATATGAGCATCCGCGCCATTAAAAACGCGCTGGAAGCAGTGCGCGAACTAGCGCTCGGCGGAACTGCCGTAGGTACGGGACTCAACACGCCCAAAGGCTACGATGTGCTGGTGGCCAAAAAAATTGCTGAACTGACGGGCTATCCGTTTGTAACAGCTCCCAATAAGTTTGAAGCGCTGGCTGCCCACGATGCAATGGTAGAACTGAGCGGTGCACTGAAACGCACGGCAGTAGCCCTCATGAAAGTTGCCAACGATATCCGTATGCTTTCATCCGGCCCACGCTGCGGCATTGGCGAAATCATCATCCCCGACAATGAACCCGGCTCCTCTATCATGCCCGGCAAAGTGAACCCGACACAGCCCGAAGCCTTAACAATGGTTTGTGCGCAAGTAATGGGCAACGACGTAGCCGTAAGCGTAGGCGGTTCTATGGGGCATTTCGAGCTCAACGTATTTAAACCGCTGATTGCAGCCAACGTATTGCAGTCTGCCCGCCTGCTGGGCGATGCCTGCGTATCGTTTGCCGAAAAATGCGCTGACGGTATTGAACCTAACCATGAAGTCATTGCCCGCCATCTGGAAAACTCTTTGATGCTGGTAACTGCGCTGAATCCGCACATTGGCTATGACAATGCCGCTAAAATTGCCAAAAAAGCACACAAAGAGGGCACATCGTTGCGTGAAGCTGCTCTTGCGCTGGGCTTGCTGACCAACGAGCAATATGACCAGTGGGTGGTTCCCGCCGATATGGTTGGCAGCCTCAAATAA
- a CDS encoding DMT family transporter, with the protein MFKDYLQLHFIVLLWGFTAILGLLISIPALELVFYRTLLAIAGLGAILLIRKQSVKLDGAAIIRLIFTGTIVGMHWVLFFASARVANASICLAGMATCSLWTSVLEPFVNKKAVKWYEVVSGLVIMAGLYVIFRFEFNQMLGLTLALASAFLASVFTVINSRFTKKYHHQTITFYEMIGAWLVSLISLPIYQHFLNNGEPLQLIPQATDWVWIMVLAWACTVYAYAASVELMKRLTAFAVNLTVNLEPVYGILLAAVFFNEHEQLTGGFYMGAAIILVAVLTYPLLKRWDDARSRLSGV; encoded by the coding sequence ATGTTCAAAGACTATTTGCAACTGCATTTCATCGTATTGCTGTGGGGCTTCACCGCTATTCTGGGGCTGCTTATCAGCATTCCGGCGTTGGAACTGGTTTTTTACCGCACACTGCTGGCAATAGCGGGTTTGGGTGCCATCCTGCTCATCCGTAAACAATCGGTGAAATTGGACGGTGCAGCCATCATTCGCCTGATATTTACCGGCACCATTGTTGGGATGCACTGGGTGTTGTTTTTTGCCTCTGCAAGGGTGGCCAATGCTTCCATTTGTTTGGCAGGCATGGCAACCTGCTCCCTTTGGACATCTGTATTGGAGCCTTTTGTGAACAAAAAAGCCGTGAAGTGGTACGAAGTAGTCAGCGGGCTGGTCATCATGGCCGGCTTATATGTCATTTTCCGATTTGAGTTCAATCAGATGCTGGGGCTTACCTTAGCACTGGCTTCCGCCTTTTTAGCCTCTGTTTTTACGGTCATCAATAGCCGATTTACCAAAAAATACCACCACCAAACCATCACTTTCTACGAAATGATAGGCGCGTGGTTGGTTTCACTCATCAGTTTACCGATTTATCAGCATTTTCTCAACAATGGCGAACCCCTGCAACTGATTCCGCAGGCAACGGACTGGGTTTGGATTATGGTTTTGGCATGGGCTTGTACGGTATATGCCTATGCGGCGTCGGTAGAACTCATGAAACGACTGACGGCATTTGCGGTCAATCTGACCGTTAATCTGGAACCTGTATACGGTATTTTGCTGGCCGCAGTATTTTTTAACGAGCACGAACAACTGACCGGCGGCTTCTACATGGGTGCAGCAATTATTCTGGTGGCCGTTCTTACGTATCCCTTGCTCAAACGATGGGATGATGCAAGAAGTCGGCTTTCGGGGGTGTGA